In the Chloroherpetonaceae bacterium genome, one interval contains:
- a CDS encoding DUF1926 domain-containing protein, giving the protein MKKINLIFGTHNHQPIGNFDSVFEDAYQRAYKPFLDVFEKFPNLKISKHYTGILFEWLLEKHPDFFDQLRALVKRGNIELISGGFYEPILAVIPDEDKIGQIEKLTKFIKKHFGFRAEGLWLAERIWEQHLTKPLAQAGIRYVILDDTHFKYAGLSDEQLLGYYITEEQGYTTNLFPISKTLRYTIPFQPVEKTLEYLYSVADESGERLVVFADDGEKFGVWPNTYEHVYVKDRWLEQFFKALDENRSWIRMMTFAEALRELKPIGRIYLSNASYAEMMHWSLPTVKSYRAFEQFEKALKKHHLLDGNDVFVRGGFWRNFMVKYPEANQMHKRMLEVSARAQALLAKGKKVGSKVLDKIWAAQCNCPYWHGVFGGTYLPNLRHPIYQNLLEAEVALDAIDNKHGDVTVSVYDFDRDGQEDIVLKSNELGLYFKPSDGGKLVELDYKAARKNILDILTRREEGYHAELREFARKGSHAHAQNEGVASIHDIVKMKEADLDKYLYYDTYRRGSLIDHFFEPSVTAEDLYQSKAVELGDFITRAYSYKLSGNKAKRTVVLECVGEVRSAGKAAFVELSKAVTLAKGKSEFTVDYVLRLVSDEVLPPLRFGVEFAYGLLAGDAPDRYYYFDGIELADRRLRSMGEVRSRMVGLKDEWLHIHARLEASEDATVLRYPIETISLSEDGFERVYQGSVVVMCFDLKLTKKPYRISFVQRFSRA; this is encoded by the coding sequence ATGAAAAAAATCAATCTCATTTTCGGCACGCATAATCACCAACCTATCGGCAATTTCGACTCTGTCTTCGAAGACGCTTACCAGCGTGCATACAAGCCCTTTCTCGATGTCTTTGAGAAGTTCCCAAACCTCAAAATCTCCAAACACTACACGGGCATTCTCTTCGAGTGGCTCTTGGAAAAACACCCTGATTTCTTCGACCAGCTACGAGCGCTGGTCAAGCGTGGCAACATTGAACTGATTAGCGGTGGATTCTATGAACCTATCTTAGCGGTTATTCCTGACGAAGACAAAATTGGGCAGATTGAGAAACTCACGAAGTTCATCAAAAAACACTTCGGCTTTCGTGCCGAAGGACTTTGGCTGGCAGAACGCATCTGGGAACAACATCTCACTAAACCGCTGGCACAAGCAGGCATTCGATATGTGATTTTGGATGACACGCATTTCAAGTATGCTGGTCTTAGCGATGAGCAACTTCTGGGCTACTACATCACCGAAGAGCAAGGCTACACTACAAACCTTTTCCCAATTTCCAAAACTTTGCGCTACACCATTCCTTTTCAACCTGTGGAAAAAACACTGGAATATCTCTACAGCGTCGCAGATGAAAGCGGAGAGCGGCTAGTGGTTTTTGCGGACGATGGCGAAAAGTTTGGCGTCTGGCCCAACACCTACGAACATGTCTATGTCAAAGACCGTTGGCTTGAGCAGTTCTTTAAAGCGCTGGACGAAAACCGCAGTTGGATTCGAATGATGACCTTTGCTGAAGCCTTGCGTGAGCTGAAACCGATTGGCAGAATCTATCTCTCAAATGCGTCTTATGCCGAGATGATGCACTGGTCGCTGCCGACCGTCAAATCCTATCGTGCATTTGAACAATTTGAGAAAGCGCTAAAGAAGCACCACTTGCTTGATGGCAATGATGTCTTCGTGCGGGGAGGCTTTTGGCGCAATTTTATGGTGAAGTATCCCGAAGCCAACCAGATGCACAAGCGAATGCTGGAAGTCTCTGCACGGGCGCAAGCCTTGCTGGCAAAAGGCAAGAAGGTAGGCAGTAAGGTTTTAGATAAAATCTGGGCGGCTCAATGCAATTGTCCGTACTGGCACGGTGTATTTGGAGGCACTTATTTGCCAAATTTGCGCCACCCCATCTACCAAAACCTGCTTGAAGCAGAAGTGGCGCTGGATGCAATTGACAACAAGCACGGCGACGTAACCGTCTCAGTTTATGACTTTGACCGTGATGGTCAAGAAGACATCGTGCTTAAATCCAACGAATTAGGGCTATACTTCAAGCCTTCGGACGGCGGCAAACTGGTCGAGCTGGATTACAAAGCTGCACGCAAGAACATTTTAGACATTCTGACACGCCGCGAAGAAGGATACCACGCCGAGCTACGTGAGTTTGCAAGAAAAGGCTCACATGCTCATGCACAGAACGAAGGGGTTGCCAGCATTCACGATATCGTGAAGATGAAAGAGGCGGACCTTGACAAGTATCTCTACTACGACACCTATCGGCGTGGCAGCCTGATTGACCACTTCTTTGAACCATCGGTTACGGCAGAAGACCTCTACCAAAGCAAAGCCGTTGAACTAGGCGACTTTATTACGCGAGCCTATTCTTACAAGCTCAGCGGCAACAAAGCCAAACGCACCGTCGTGCTTGAGTGCGTTGGCGAAGTGCGCTCGGCAGGCAAGGCAGCATTTGTTGAACTATCAAAAGCTGTAACGCTTGCCAAAGGCAAATCAGAGTTCACGGTAGATTATGTGCTGCGCTTGGTCTCTGACGAAGTGCTTCCGCCACTTCGCTTCGGCGTAGAGTTTGCTTATGGACTGCTGGCAGGCGATGCACCTGACCGCTACTATTACTTTGACGGCATTGAGCTGGCTGACCGACGTTTGCGCTCAATGGGCGAAGTGCGTTCCCGAATGGTTGGCTTAAAGGACGAGTGGTTGCATATTCACGCACGGCTGGAAGCGTCGGAAGACGCAACTGTCCTGCGCTACCCCATTGAGACCATTTCGCTATCGGAAGATGGCTTTGAGCGCGTCTATCAAGGCTCTGTTGTGGTAATGTGCTTCGACCTCAAGCTCACAAAAAAGCCCTATCGGATTTCCTTTGTGCAGCGCTTCTCACGGGCTTGA
- a CDS encoding alpha-ketoacid dehydrogenase subunit beta, whose product MVDAINKALDEEMTHNPKMLVYGEDVAGGKGGVFTATRGLTAKHGIDRCFNSPLAESSIVGTAIGLAVMGYKPVVEIQFGDYIFPAMMQIRNELGMMRYRSAGKWKCPVVIRVPVGGYIHGAHYHSQNIEGIFAHCVGIKIAFPSNAADAKGLLKTACRMDDPVLFLEHKYLYRQSFAKSPEPDERYFLPFGKAKVVREGEHISVITYGALVQQALNAAKKLEQEGVSVEVVDLRTIIPYDKEAIFNTVKKTGKVLVAHEDTLTQGFGAEIAAFIAEHCFTYLDAPVMRLGGLDIPVPYNPILEEAALPNEKKMLDILRRLAAF is encoded by the coding sequence ATGGTCGATGCCATTAACAAGGCTCTCGATGAAGAAATGACGCACAACCCTAAAATGCTGGTCTACGGTGAAGATGTCGCTGGTGGCAAAGGTGGTGTGTTTACCGCAACACGTGGGCTAACGGCAAAACACGGCATAGACCGCTGTTTCAATTCGCCGCTCGCGGAAAGTTCCATCGTGGGCACGGCGATTGGCTTAGCCGTGATGGGCTATAAGCCCGTCGTGGAAATTCAGTTTGGCGATTACATCTTCCCTGCGATGATGCAGATTCGCAACGAGCTGGGAATGATGCGCTATCGTTCTGCAGGCAAGTGGAAATGTCCTGTGGTGATTCGCGTGCCTGTGGGCGGATATATTCACGGGGCGCACTACCACTCGCAAAACATTGAAGGTATTTTTGCCCATTGCGTCGGCATCAAGATCGCTTTTCCCTCCAATGCAGCTGATGCCAAAGGTCTGCTGAAAACAGCTTGCCGAATGGACGACCCTGTGCTCTTCTTGGAGCACAAGTATCTTTATCGTCAAAGTTTTGCCAAATCGCCTGAACCTGACGAGCGATATTTTCTCCCGTTTGGCAAAGCTAAAGTGGTGCGAGAAGGCGAGCACATTTCGGTGATTACCTACGGCGCGCTGGTGCAGCAAGCCTTAAATGCTGCAAAGAAGTTGGAGCAAGAAGGTGTGAGCGTAGAAGTGGTGGACTTGCGCACGATTATTCCTTACGACAAGGAAGCGATTTTCAACACGGTGAAGAAAACAGGCAAAGTTCTGGTGGCGCATGAAGACACACTCACGCAAGGGTTTGGCGCAGAGATTGCGGCGTTCATTGCGGAGCATTGCTTCACTTATCTTGATGCGCCTGTGATGCGTCTTGGCGGTTTGGATATTCCCGTGCCCTACAATCCGATTTTGGAAGAAGCCGCTTTGCCTAACGAGAAGAAAATGCTGGACATTCTCAGACGCTTAGCAGCGTTTTGA
- a CDS encoding DUF169 domain-containing protein, with product MQIINSYNAVSETGEKIDLQKLQAVMAQFKLKHNAVAITYCRHEPPPGYTPIQDVPCALVYHADTGKRVYIDRHNHDCLVGLYHLGMLENASEYITDGIYMTDVQQFYTLEAAKANKHNTANLPKGEFKAIAAAPISMVEDESLVHLVIVICEPQYAMILAGAASTRIGKFPIGELGMSACSSLFSVPYLENNSVFVVGDGGGRIHNHLQTSEMFACIPRDHIKHLFAVADSFKITPAEMRKRIRPSYFEENVYGGNKRSAAQG from the coding sequence ATGCAAATCATCAATTCCTACAATGCTGTAAGCGAGACCGGCGAAAAAATTGACCTCCAAAAACTCCAAGCTGTGATGGCGCAATTCAAATTGAAGCACAACGCCGTTGCCATCACTTACTGCCGCCATGAACCGCCTCCGGGCTATACGCCTATTCAAGATGTGCCATGCGCCCTTGTGTATCACGCCGATACAGGCAAGCGCGTCTATATCGATCGCCACAACCATGATTGCCTCGTCGGACTCTACCACCTCGGTATGCTTGAAAATGCCAGCGAATACATCACCGACGGCATTTATATGACCGATGTGCAGCAGTTCTACACGCTCGAGGCAGCCAAAGCTAACAAACACAACACTGCCAACTTGCCTAAAGGTGAGTTTAAGGCGATTGCTGCCGCGCCAATTTCAATGGTGGAAGACGAAAGTCTGGTGCACCTTGTCATTGTCATCTGTGAGCCACAGTATGCGATGATTCTTGCAGGGGCCGCCTCAACACGCATTGGTAAATTCCCAATTGGCGAACTTGGAATGAGTGCCTGTTCTTCGCTCTTCAGCGTGCCGTATTTGGAGAATAATAGCGTCTTTGTCGTGGGCGACGGTGGCGGCAGAATCCACAACCACCTTCAGACCAGCGAAATGTTCGCCTGTATTCCACGTGACCACATTAAGCATCTTTTCGCAGTGGCGGATAGCTTCAAAATCACACCTGCTGAAATGCGCAAGCGCATTCGCCCGTCATATTTTGAGGAAAATGTCTATGGCGGTAACAAGCGGTCTGCTGCGCAAGGATAA
- the lipB gene encoding lipoyl(octanoyl) transferase LipB, with the protein MRTVQLVSLGTLAYDQAYQLQKQIFERVRKEDIPDTLLTVEHPHVYTLTKQTKPEHLLWDESIRKEKGIRVFETDRGGDITYHGFGQFVAYPILNMNHFYKDVHRYLRDLEQVVINLLSEFGIEAGRKRHPDPRKNYTGVWVGEEKICAIGVRFSSWTTMHGLALNVNTNLHYFEGIVPCGITDKGVTSLAKILQREVPLSYIESLFVKHFSTVFGVAVQPVSQQTLAAELHRIEPKTFSTSL; encoded by the coding sequence ATGCGGACTGTTCAACTTGTCTCACTGGGCACGCTGGCTTACGACCAAGCCTACCAGCTCCAGAAGCAAATCTTTGAGCGCGTGCGAAAGGAAGACATACCTGATACCCTTCTCACCGTTGAGCATCCGCATGTCTATACCCTTACCAAACAGACGAAGCCCGAGCATCTTTTGTGGGATGAATCCATTCGCAAAGAAAAAGGCATTCGTGTGTTTGAAACCGATAGAGGCGGCGACATCACCTATCACGGCTTTGGGCAATTTGTCGCATACCCTATCCTCAATATGAATCACTTCTACAAAGATGTGCATCGCTATCTCCGTGATTTAGAACAGGTTGTTATCAATCTCCTCAGTGAGTTCGGCATTGAGGCTGGGCGAAAACGGCACCCTGATCCTCGCAAGAATTACACAGGCGTCTGGGTTGGCGAGGAAAAAATCTGCGCTATCGGCGTCCGATTTTCCAGCTGGACTACTATGCATGGACTTGCGCTCAATGTCAATACCAACCTTCACTACTTTGAAGGCATCGTTCCTTGCGGAATTACGGACAAAGGGGTAACTTCACTCGCAAAAATTTTACAGCGAGAGGTGCCGCTATCGTATATTGAGAGCCTATTTGTCAAGCATTTTAGCACGGTATTTGGTGTCGCAGTTCAGCCCGTCAGCCAGCAGACGTTAGCTGCAGAACTGCATCGCATAGAACCCAAGACTTTTTCAACTTCTCTTTAA